The proteins below are encoded in one region of Qipengyuania sp. HL-TH1:
- a CDS encoding folylpolyglutamate synthase/dihydrofolate synthase family protein gives MRDFARSDSPAVQRQLDRLGRLSVPDGRLGLETIRALLDRIGNPQLRLPPVFHVAGTNGKGSTCAFLRAMLEAQGYRVHVTTSPHLVRYNERIRLAGKLIEDARLAELLGEVLDSGEDLNPSFFEVTIAAAFTEFARVPADACVVEVGLGGRFDATNVLGPEVLAACGIAALGIDHERFLLVPEAGVPAEPLARIAFEKAGIAKPGTPLVCLSYPGEVRGEVMAAAARVGAPLAMHGEEWDTEVAEALRYRDERGELVLPLPALPGAHQAQNAALAVALLRHQDKLPVSRAAIAQGLTQARWPARLQRLADGPLAGAREVWLDGGHNPDAGRMLGEHFAGRRLHLVIGMLDAKDPAALTEPLAPNIVSLSVVPVPGHEWHPAAAFGARAAGKPDVATALADLPADGLPVLIAGSLYLAGEVLRLNAELPD, from the coding sequence ATGCGGGATTTCGCCCGCTCCGACAGCCCCGCGGTGCAGCGCCAGCTCGACCGGCTGGGCCGCCTGTCCGTGCCCGACGGCCGGCTCGGCCTCGAAACGATCCGCGCGCTGCTCGACCGGATTGGCAATCCGCAGCTGCGGCTGCCCCCGGTGTTCCACGTCGCCGGGACCAATGGCAAAGGCTCGACCTGTGCCTTCCTGCGCGCGATGCTGGAGGCGCAAGGGTACCGCGTCCATGTCACCACCAGCCCGCATCTGGTGCGCTATAACGAACGTATCCGGCTGGCCGGGAAGCTGATCGAGGACGCGCGGCTGGCCGAGCTTCTGGGCGAGGTCCTCGACAGCGGCGAAGACCTCAATCCCAGTTTCTTCGAAGTGACCATCGCCGCCGCCTTCACCGAATTCGCGCGGGTGCCCGCCGATGCCTGCGTGGTCGAGGTTGGGCTCGGCGGGCGGTTCGATGCTACCAATGTGCTGGGGCCGGAAGTGCTTGCCGCCTGCGGAATTGCCGCGCTGGGGATCGATCACGAGCGCTTCCTGCTAGTGCCCGAGGCCGGTGTACCGGCAGAGCCACTGGCGCGCATTGCCTTCGAGAAAGCGGGAATCGCCAAGCCGGGCACACCGCTAGTGTGCCTGTCCTATCCGGGCGAGGTACGCGGCGAGGTTATGGCCGCCGCTGCGCGCGTTGGAGCGCCGCTGGCGATGCACGGCGAGGAATGGGATACCGAGGTCGCCGAAGCGCTTCGCTACCGCGACGAGCGCGGCGAACTCGTCCTGCCGCTCCCCGCCTTGCCGGGTGCGCACCAGGCGCAGAATGCGGCGCTGGCAGTGGCCCTGCTCCGCCATCAGGACAAGCTTCCCGTCTCGCGCGCCGCCATTGCGCAGGGCCTGACACAGGCACGTTGGCCCGCGCGGCTCCAGCGGCTGGCGGATGGCCCCCTGGCCGGAGCGCGCGAAGTCTGGCTCGACGGCGGGCACAATCCCGACGCCGGCAGGATGCTGGGCGAGCATTTCGCCGGGCGACGGCTGCACCTTGTCATCGGCATGCTCGACGCCAAGGATCCCGCGGCGCTGACCGAACCGCTCGCGCCCAACATCGTCAGCCTTTCGGTTGTGCCCGTCCCCGGTCATGAGTGGCATCCAGCGGCGGCGTTCGGGGCACGGGCGGCAGGCAAGCCGGACGTTGCGACCGCGCTTGCCGACCTGCCCGCAGACGGCCTGCCCGTGCTGATCGCGGGCTCGCTCTATCTCGCGGGCGAGGTCCTCCGGCTCAACGCCGAACTGCCCGACTAG
- the accD gene encoding acetyl-CoA carboxylase, carboxyltransferase subunit beta, producing the protein MNWFTRVRNSITSLSKRSTEKDLWVKCPSCQQMVFAQEYEENSYVCPRCDHHGRIGADERLRQLLDEGYDVLPIPEVKEDPLKFRDTAKYTDRLKKARAKSPHKDAFLVGSGAIQGKPAVVGVQDFGFMGGSMGMAVGTAFCQGAERALSRHCPYIVVTAAGGARMQEGILSLMQMPKATVMTRRLKEARLPYIVVLTDPTTGGVTASYAMLGDVHIAEPGALIGFAGQRVIQDTIREQLPDGFQRAEYLHKHGMVDMVVHRHDLTDTLATLLDYLAPAEAA; encoded by the coding sequence ATGAACTGGTTCACGCGCGTCCGCAATTCGATCACCTCGCTGTCCAAGCGCAGCACCGAGAAGGACCTGTGGGTCAAGTGCCCCAGCTGCCAGCAGATGGTGTTCGCGCAGGAATATGAGGAAAATTCCTACGTCTGCCCGCGCTGCGACCACCACGGCCGCATCGGCGCCGACGAGCGCCTGCGCCAGCTGCTCGACGAAGGCTACGACGTCCTTCCCATCCCCGAGGTGAAGGAAGACCCGCTCAAGTTCCGCGATACTGCGAAATACACCGACCGCCTCAAGAAGGCGCGCGCCAAGAGCCCGCACAAGGATGCCTTCCTCGTCGGTTCGGGCGCGATCCAGGGCAAGCCCGCGGTCGTCGGCGTGCAGGATTTCGGCTTCATGGGCGGATCGATGGGCATGGCGGTGGGCACCGCCTTCTGCCAGGGCGCCGAGCGCGCGCTGTCGCGGCACTGCCCCTATATCGTGGTCACCGCGGCGGGCGGCGCGCGGATGCAGGAAGGCATTCTCAGCCTCATGCAGATGCCCAAGGCGACCGTGATGACGCGCCGGCTGAAGGAAGCCAGACTTCCCTATATCGTCGTGCTGACCGACCCGACCACGGGCGGCGTCACTGCCAGCTATGCCATGCTGGGCGACGTGCATATCGCCGAACCGGGCGCACTGATCGGCTTCGCCGGGCAGCGCGTGATCCAGGACACGATCCGCGAACAGCTGCCCGATGGGTTCCAGCGCGCCGAATATCTGCACAAGCACGGCATGGTCGACATGGTGGTGCATCGACACGATCTGACCGATACGCTGGCGACGCTGCTCGATTACCTGGCGCCCGCCGAGGCTGCCTGA
- the trpA gene encoding tryptophan synthase subunit alpha, with amino-acid sequence MTRLSTAFAKPHPALVCFLTAGDGDTAANLDAMVEGGADVIELGMPFTDPMADGPAIQKANIRSLGKGTTTADVLHIATEFRQRHPEVPLVLMGYANPMIRRGPEWFAQAAKNAGVDGVICVDIPPEEDDALGPQLRAAGIAPIRLATPTTDDKRLPAVVEGSEGFLYYVAVAGITGMQQAAIESIEANVSRIKAATDIPVAVGFGVRTPEQAREIARVADGVVVGSALVELVAEHGTAAPAKLRELTASLAEAVHAAR; translated from the coding sequence ATGACCCGCCTCTCTACCGCCTTCGCCAAGCCCCACCCAGCGCTCGTCTGCTTCCTCACGGCGGGCGACGGTGACACCGCAGCCAATCTCGACGCAATGGTCGAAGGCGGCGCGGACGTAATCGAACTGGGCATGCCCTTCACCGATCCGATGGCCGACGGGCCTGCGATCCAGAAGGCCAATATCCGCTCGCTCGGCAAGGGCACAACCACCGCCGATGTGCTGCACATCGCGACCGAGTTCCGCCAGCGTCATCCCGAGGTGCCGCTGGTGCTGATGGGCTATGCCAATCCGATGATCCGCCGCGGGCCCGAATGGTTCGCGCAAGCCGCTAAGAATGCGGGCGTCGACGGCGTGATCTGCGTCGACATCCCGCCCGAGGAAGACGACGCGCTTGGCCCCCAACTGCGTGCTGCGGGGATCGCCCCCATCCGGCTCGCCACTCCCACCACCGACGACAAGCGCCTGCCCGCGGTTGTCGAAGGAAGCGAGGGCTTCCTCTACTACGTCGCGGTCGCGGGCATCACCGGCATGCAGCAAGCGGCGATCGAATCAATCGAGGCCAACGTCAGCCGGATCAAGGCGGCGACCGATATTCCGGTCGCAGTCGGCTTCGGTGTGCGCACGCCCGAGCAGGCCCGCGAGATTGCGCGGGTGGCCGATGGCGTGGTCGTGGGTTCGGCGCTGGTCGAACTGGTGGCCGAGCATGGCACCGCCGCGCCTGCCAAACTGCGCGAACTTACCGCGTCGCTGGCAGAAGCCGTTCACGCAGCCCGCTAG
- a CDS encoding AmpG family muropeptide MFS transporter, translated as MAAVAEETKKISAWRVLGMALGNRKTGFMLLFGFASGLPFALFLGTLFAWLTEAEVDLETMGIFSLIGLAYAFQFLWSPLIDKVDIPLLRRLGKRKQWIVPMQLLLGAILVTMSLLEPRTQLGMFSLLAGIGAFASATQDIAINAWRIDVADEVATIDILSTVYQMGFRLSSLVGGALGLIIAARIGWPETYMMMGGILLAVGAVGLFAPNAEGAAELTENDEQVRALRMAGELAPEIRNRALAAVGALWAAAIGAVLAFMIMSMTYAPEDRPNPTQFIVVWGPWIIVATIILPSLIAGWLSGQKKTGRHLLTHDAPPVSGGSYVLDHLYRALVLPLVELVGRMGWSLVLIFAVVLTYRICDAIWGTFAYPFYLGELEYTNDDVAFASKFFGIGAIIAGLALGGLLLTTIGRMATLLIGGILAALTNLLYADMAIGGHTMQAFSDAVGFTYLIEQVPGIGDAALAKLTITIGFENLAIGIAGAAYVAWLSSIVSKKFSAVQYALLSSLTLLVGTLGRGALGEMIENQGYYDVFVLTTWIGLGAAVLVCVEWYRESRWKESAGIVAPEAGEAVPAE; from the coding sequence ATGGCCGCGGTCGCCGAAGAAACAAAGAAAATCTCCGCCTGGCGCGTGCTGGGCATGGCGCTGGGCAATCGCAAGACCGGTTTCATGCTGCTGTTCGGCTTCGCCAGCGGGCTTCCCTTCGCGCTGTTCCTCGGCACGTTGTTCGCCTGGCTGACCGAGGCCGAGGTCGATCTCGAGACGATGGGCATCTTCTCGCTCATCGGGCTGGCCTATGCCTTCCAGTTCCTGTGGTCGCCGCTGATCGACAAGGTCGACATCCCGCTGCTGCGCCGGCTCGGCAAACGCAAGCAGTGGATCGTCCCGATGCAATTGCTACTCGGGGCAATCCTGGTCACCATGAGCCTGCTCGAACCGCGCACGCAGTTGGGCATGTTCTCGCTGCTGGCGGGCATCGGCGCTTTCGCCAGTGCGACGCAGGACATTGCGATCAATGCGTGGCGTATCGACGTGGCGGACGAGGTGGCGACGATCGACATCCTCTCCACCGTCTACCAGATGGGCTTCCGGCTCTCATCGCTGGTCGGCGGTGCGCTCGGCCTGATCATCGCCGCGCGGATCGGCTGGCCCGAAACCTATATGATGATGGGCGGGATCCTGCTGGCAGTGGGCGCCGTCGGCCTGTTCGCCCCCAATGCCGAGGGCGCGGCCGAACTCACGGAGAACGACGAACAGGTCCGCGCGCTGCGAATGGCGGGCGAGCTGGCCCCGGAAATCCGCAACCGGGCATTGGCAGCGGTCGGGGCGTTGTGGGCTGCCGCAATCGGCGCGGTGCTGGCCTTCATGATCATGTCGATGACCTATGCGCCCGAGGATCGCCCCAATCCGACCCAGTTCATCGTCGTCTGGGGTCCCTGGATCATCGTTGCGACGATCATCCTCCCCTCGCTCATCGCGGGGTGGCTGTCGGGGCAGAAGAAGACCGGTAGGCACCTGCTGACCCACGATGCGCCGCCCGTCAGCGGAGGGTCCTATGTGCTCGATCACCTCTACCGCGCGCTCGTGCTGCCGCTGGTGGAACTGGTCGGGCGAATGGGCTGGTCGCTGGTGCTGATCTTCGCGGTCGTGCTCACCTATCGCATCTGCGATGCGATCTGGGGGACGTTTGCCTATCCCTTCTATCTGGGCGAGCTCGAATACACGAATGACGACGTGGCGTTTGCGTCGAAGTTCTTCGGCATCGGGGCGATCATCGCGGGGCTCGCGCTGGGCGGGCTGCTGCTTACCACGATTGGCCGCATGGCCACGCTGCTGATCGGCGGGATCCTCGCGGCGCTGACGAACCTGCTCTATGCCGACATGGCGATCGGCGGACACACCATGCAGGCGTTCAGCGATGCGGTCGGCTTCACCTATCTCATCGAACAGGTCCCGGGCATCGGCGACGCTGCGCTTGCCAAGCTGACGATCACCATCGGCTTCGAAAACCTCGCCATCGGGATCGCGGGTGCGGCCTATGTCGCGTGGCTGTCCTCGATCGTGTCGAAGAAGTTCAGCGCGGTGCAATATGCGCTGCTGTCCTCGCTCACCCTGCTGGTCGGCACTTTGGGCCGCGGGGCATTGGGAGAGATGATCGAGAACCAGGGCTATTACGACGTCTTCGTCCTGACCACCTGGATCGGGCTGGGCGCGGCGGTGCTGGTGTGCGTCGAATGGTACCGCGAAAGCCGGTGGAAGGAATCGGCCGGGATCGTCGCGCCCGAAGCGGGCGAAGCCGTTCCCGCCGAATGA
- the rsmD gene encoding 16S rRNA (guanine(966)-N(2))-methyltransferase RsmD: MRIIAGEWRGRKLVAPPGDLTRPTADRTRETLFNMLASRIGSFEGLAVLDLFAGSGALGLEALSRGAASCLFVEQDAQAVKAIRANIDTFDARSRCVVQQASVMSLGPAKAPHDLILLDPPYETGAGYVALERLTRLGWIGSATWVALETGAKEASAMRTLELVAERKTGKAKISLLRLAG, translated from the coding sequence TTGAGGATCATCGCGGGCGAATGGCGCGGACGCAAACTGGTTGCACCGCCAGGAGACCTGACCCGCCCGACCGCGGACCGGACGCGCGAGACGCTGTTCAACATGCTCGCCAGCCGCATCGGCAGTTTCGAAGGCCTGGCGGTGCTCGACCTGTTCGCCGGTTCTGGCGCATTGGGGCTCGAAGCGCTGTCACGCGGCGCTGCATCCTGCCTGTTCGTCGAACAGGACGCCCAGGCGGTGAAAGCCATCCGCGCCAATATCGACACCTTCGATGCACGGTCACGCTGTGTGGTGCAGCAAGCCTCGGTCATGAGCCTGGGCCCTGCCAAGGCACCGCATGATTTGATCCTGCTCGATCCGCCCTATGAAACCGGAGCCGGCTATGTTGCGCTCGAGCGCCTCACCCGGCTTGGCTGGATCGGATCCGCGACATGGGTTGCGCTCGAAACTGGCGCGAAGGAAGCCAGCGCCATGCGCACGCTCGAACTGGTTGCCGAACGAAAGACCGGCAAGGCGAAGATTTCGCTGCTTCGCCTCGCCGGATAG
- a CDS encoding aromatic ring-hydroxylating oxygenase subunit alpha, producing the protein MNDVDTKHSQRRPTEGMLALAKDIAAGCKRDASEATTVPASVYIDPDYWAREKTAIYDRLPQILCPSALLPDPGMGVPHDATGRPLLITRDAAGEAHVFLNVCRHRGTRLVEGSEVQCTKKLVCPYHAWTYAVDGRLLALPRPDTFPGLDKGEYGLVELPSRETGGLIWFCPQEETADFGVAETIGKDFDALGMGEQVLFRRKTHEVAGNWKLIMDAFLESYHVTRLHAKTIGPFFKDGATSGDMIGPHARSAVGRLEEMADVDLEDMAALRRVVTYAYQLLPGALIIPSPDYINVMVMMPQAHDRTLVEDFMLIPEHPSTDKARDHWERSWALLDGGVFAGEDFRAAELGQQGLATGAVPQLTLGTMEGGIRRYHETVEDALRAAI; encoded by the coding sequence ATGAACGATGTCGACACCAAACATTCGCAGCGCCGTCCGACCGAAGGGATGCTGGCGCTGGCGAAGGATATCGCCGCGGGCTGCAAGCGCGATGCGTCGGAGGCGACCACGGTCCCTGCAAGCGTCTATATCGATCCCGATTACTGGGCCCGCGAAAAGACCGCGATATACGACCGCCTGCCGCAGATCCTTTGCCCCTCCGCGCTGCTACCCGATCCGGGCATGGGAGTGCCGCACGATGCCACCGGACGCCCGCTGCTGATCACGCGCGATGCCGCAGGCGAAGCGCATGTCTTCCTCAACGTCTGCCGCCACCGCGGCACGCGGCTGGTCGAGGGCAGCGAGGTGCAGTGCACCAAGAAGCTGGTCTGCCCCTATCATGCCTGGACTTATGCGGTTGACGGAAGGCTGCTTGCCCTCCCCCGGCCCGACACCTTCCCCGGTTTGGACAAGGGCGAATACGGCCTGGTCGAATTGCCAAGCAGGGAGACCGGCGGGCTGATTTGGTTCTGCCCGCAGGAAGAGACCGCCGACTTCGGCGTGGCCGAAACCATCGGCAAGGACTTCGACGCGCTGGGCATGGGCGAACAGGTGCTGTTCCGCCGCAAGACGCATGAGGTCGCGGGGAATTGGAAGCTCATCATGGATGCCTTCCTCGAAAGCTACCATGTCACCCGCCTGCACGCGAAGACCATCGGACCTTTCTTCAAGGATGGCGCAACCAGCGGCGACATGATCGGACCGCATGCGCGCAGCGCGGTGGGGCGGCTGGAGGAAATGGCCGATGTCGACCTCGAGGACATGGCCGCGCTGCGCCGCGTGGTGACCTACGCCTACCAGCTGCTGCCCGGCGCGCTGATCATCCCCAGCCCCGACTATATCAATGTCATGGTGATGATGCCGCAGGCGCATGATCGCACGCTGGTCGAGGATTTCATGCTGATCCCCGAACATCCCTCGACCGACAAGGCGCGCGATCACTGGGAACGTAGCTGGGCGCTGCTCGATGGCGGGGTCTTCGCGGGCGAGGATTTCCGCGCTGCGGAACTGGGCCAGCAGGGTCTTGCCACGGGCGCCGTACCCCAGCTGACGCTGGGCACGATGGAAGGCGGCATCCGGCGCTATCACGAGACCGTCGAGGACGCCCTGCGCGCCGCAATCTAG
- a CDS encoding ATP-dependent helicase, translating to MTDLPTPSDAPENAQLPAYAARLNAPQREAVLTTEGPVLMLAGAGTGKTAALTARLAHLIATRRAWPSEILCVTFTNKAAREMRERVGRHIGDAVEGMPWLGTFHSIGARMLRRHAELVGLKSNYTIIDPDDQLRLLKQLIQENDLDEKRWPARQLAGLLDRWKNRGLNPGDLDAVENESYANGRGAQFYKLYQDRLKALNACDFGDLLLHMLNIFREHHDVLAQYQQRFKYILVDEYQDTNQVQYLWLRLLAQARKNICVVGDDDQSIYSWRGAEVANILKFEKDFPGAAVVKLEQNYRSTPQILGAASGLINANSERLGKTLWTELPAGENIRVIGVWDGPEEARRVGEEIERLEREGAPLDQIAILVRAQYQTREFEDRFIQIGLNYRIVGGFRFYERAEIRDALAYLRTIAQPADDLAFERIYNQPKRGLGAKTLEAMRRHARRTQMPLTAASLDLCDTDELPARAKNNLVALLGQFVHWREQVDKVTPSELLRRVLAESGYEDMLQKDRSAESAGRLENLTELARAMEDYDTLGDFLEHVGLVMDNDRAGDGEKVTIMTMHAAKGLEFDHVFLPGWEEGVFPSQRAIDEGGLASLEEERRLAYVAITRAKRRCTILHAANRRIYGQWTSSIPSRFIEDLPEEYLTSETTMTGGASLWRANWSETDDPFAHVSTNRPDRSGARGPGWQRALSSGYDATPKRLAEPGRSAASFAAQPRSDISIGARVFHDKFGYGCVTDQEGNKLTIEFEKAGEKRVLDSFVTLADD from the coding sequence ATGACCGATCTCCCCACCCCGTCCGACGCGCCCGAGAATGCGCAGCTTCCCGCCTATGCAGCGCGGTTGAACGCGCCCCAGCGCGAGGCCGTTCTGACCACCGAAGGGCCTGTGCTGATGCTGGCCGGAGCCGGCACCGGCAAGACCGCGGCACTGACCGCACGGCTGGCACATCTCATCGCAACGCGCCGCGCATGGCCGAGCGAAATCCTCTGCGTCACCTTTACCAACAAGGCCGCACGCGAGATGCGCGAGCGCGTGGGCCGGCATATCGGTGATGCGGTCGAGGGCATGCCCTGGCTGGGCACGTTCCACTCGATCGGCGCGCGGATGCTGCGCCGCCATGCCGAACTGGTCGGGCTCAAGAGCAATTACACAATCATCGATCCCGACGACCAGCTGCGGCTGCTCAAGCAGCTGATCCAGGAAAACGATCTCGACGAGAAGCGCTGGCCTGCGCGCCAGCTCGCCGGCCTGCTCGACCGCTGGAAGAACCGCGGGCTCAATCCCGGCGATCTCGATGCGGTGGAGAACGAAAGCTACGCCAATGGCCGCGGCGCGCAATTCTACAAGCTCTATCAGGATCGCCTGAAAGCGCTCAACGCCTGCGACTTTGGCGATCTGCTGCTGCATATGCTCAACATCTTCCGCGAGCATCACGACGTGCTGGCGCAATATCAGCAGCGCTTCAAATACATCCTCGTCGACGAATATCAGGACACCAACCAGGTCCAGTATCTGTGGCTGCGCCTGCTTGCCCAGGCCCGCAAGAACATCTGCGTTGTGGGCGACGACGACCAGTCGATCTATTCATGGCGCGGCGCAGAAGTCGCCAATATCCTCAAGTTCGAAAAGGATTTTCCCGGCGCTGCGGTGGTCAAGCTGGAGCAGAATTATCGTTCCACCCCGCAGATCCTCGGGGCCGCATCGGGGTTGATCAACGCCAATAGCGAACGGCTTGGCAAGACGCTGTGGACCGAGCTTCCCGCGGGCGAGAATATCCGCGTCATCGGCGTATGGGACGGTCCCGAGGAAGCCCGCCGCGTTGGCGAGGAGATCGAGCGGCTCGAACGCGAAGGTGCCCCGCTCGACCAGATCGCGATCCTCGTGCGCGCGCAGTACCAGACCCGCGAATTCGAAGACCGATTCATCCAGATCGGCCTCAATTACCGCATTGTCGGGGGGTTCCGTTTCTACGAACGCGCCGAAATCCGCGATGCGCTGGCCTATCTGCGCACCATCGCCCAGCCCGCCGACGATTTGGCTTTCGAGCGGATCTACAACCAGCCCAAGCGCGGGCTTGGCGCGAAGACACTGGAAGCCATGCGCCGCCACGCACGGCGTACACAAATGCCGCTGACCGCCGCCAGCCTCGACCTGTGCGACACCGACGAATTGCCCGCGCGTGCGAAGAACAACCTCGTCGCCCTGCTCGGCCAGTTCGTCCATTGGCGCGAGCAGGTGGACAAGGTCACCCCATCCGAACTGCTCCGCCGCGTGCTCGCCGAAAGCGGCTATGAAGACATGCTGCAAAAGGATCGCAGCGCCGAAAGCGCCGGACGGCTGGAAAACCTCACCGAACTCGCCCGGGCGATGGAGGACTACGACACGCTCGGCGATTTCCTCGAGCATGTCGGACTGGTGATGGACAACGACCGCGCCGGGGATGGCGAGAAGGTCACCATCATGACCATGCACGCCGCCAAGGGGCTCGAATTCGACCATGTCTTCCTGCCCGGCTGGGAAGAAGGCGTTTTTCCCAGCCAGCGTGCGATCGACGAAGGCGGGCTCGCCAGTCTCGAGGAAGAGCGCCGCCTCGCCTATGTCGCGATCACCCGGGCCAAGCGCCGCTGCACCATCCTGCATGCCGCCAACCGGCGCATTTACGGCCAATGGACTAGTTCCATCCCCAGCCGCTTCATCGAGGATCTGCCCGAGGAATATCTCACCAGCGAGACCACCATGACCGGCGGCGCATCGCTGTGGCGGGCGAACTGGAGCGAGACCGACGATCCCTTCGCGCATGTTTCGACCAACCGGCCCGATCGCTCGGGAGCCCGCGGCCCCGGGTGGCAGCGAGCGCTATCGTCGGGCTATGACGCGACGCCCAAGCGCCTGGCCGAACCCGGCCGCAGCGCGGCGAGCTTTGCCGCGCAACCGCGCAGCGACATTTCGATCGGAGCGCGCGTGTTCCACGACAAGTTCGGCTATGGCTGCGTGACCGACCAAGAAGGCAACAAGCTGACGATCGAATTCGAAAAGGCGGGCGAGAAGCGCGTACTCGACAGCTTCGTCACACTGGCTGACGACTAG
- a CDS encoding pseudouridine synthase — MADNRLPEEGDRIAKLLARAGIASRREIERMIADGRIAIAGKVLDTPAVKLANLNGVTVDGKPVGQAEAARLFAFHKPSGLITAERDPAGRPTIYTALRNALPRETGRVMPVGRLDFTTEGLLLLTNDGELKRAMELPSSAIPRTYRARAFGDVTQAQLDDLIEGVEVDGLRYGRIEADLERGSGKNRWIQLTLTEGKNREVRRVLEHLGLKVNRLLRTAYGPFELADLPRGQAVEIRQADVERFRKQLKRGGQL, encoded by the coding sequence ATGGCCGACAATCGACTACCCGAAGAAGGCGACCGGATCGCCAAACTGCTCGCCCGTGCGGGCATCGCCAGTCGCCGCGAGATCGAACGGATGATCGCCGACGGACGCATCGCAATCGCGGGCAAGGTGCTCGACACGCCAGCGGTCAAGCTGGCGAATCTCAACGGCGTTACCGTCGATGGCAAGCCGGTCGGGCAGGCCGAAGCAGCGCGGCTGTTTGCCTTCCACAAACCGTCCGGCCTGATCACCGCCGAGCGCGATCCTGCCGGCCGCCCGACGATCTACACCGCCTTGCGCAATGCCCTGCCCCGCGAAACGGGCCGCGTAATGCCGGTCGGCCGTCTCGACTTCACCACCGAAGGCCTGCTGCTGCTCACCAATGATGGCGAGTTGAAGCGGGCGATGGAGCTGCCCTCCTCGGCGATCCCGCGGACCTATCGTGCGCGGGCCTTCGGCGATGTGACGCAGGCGCAGCTCGACGATCTGATCGAAGGCGTCGAGGTCGACGGCCTGCGCTATGGCCGGATCGAAGCCGATCTCGAGCGCGGATCGGGCAAGAACCGCTGGATCCAGCTGACGCTGACCGAAGGCAAGAACCGCGAAGTGCGGCGCGTGCTCGAACATCTCGGCCTCAAGGTGAACCGCTTGCTGCGCACCGCCTATGGCCCGTTCGAACTCGCCGATCTGCCGCGCGGGCAGGCGGTCGAGATCCGCCAGGCCGATGTCGAACGGTTCCGCAAGCAGCTCAAGCGCGGGGGCCAGCTTTGA